In Pelodiscus sinensis isolate JC-2024 chromosome 2, ASM4963464v1, whole genome shotgun sequence, the following proteins share a genomic window:
- the RIOK3 gene encoding serine/threonine-protein kinase RIO3 isoform X2, producing MLQMEFDREYDAQLRREEKKFNGDSKVSISFENYRKVHPYVDSDSSEDEVDWQDTRHDPYRADKPTTTPKKGFIGKGKEITTKHDEVVCGRKNTARMENFGPDFQVGDGIGMDLKLSNQVFNALKQHAYSEERRSARLHEKKEHSTAEKAVDPKTRLLLYKMVNAGILETITGCISTGKESVVFHAYGGNTSDEADKAVPPECAIKVFKTTLNEFKNRDKYIKDDYRFKDRFSKLNPRKIIRMWAEKEMHNLTRMQKAGISCPQVVLLKKHVLVMSFIGQDQVPAPKLKEVKLNSEDMKKAYYQILHMMQQLYKECCLVHADLSEYNMLWHDGKIWLIDVSQSVEPTHPHGLEFLFRDCRNVSQFFQKGGVSEALNERELFNEVSGLNITADNEADFLAEIEMLEKMNEDHVQKHGKKVSPFSSDGDPPIIYNE from the exons ATGCTACAAATGGAGTTTGACAGGGAGTATGATGCACAGCTTCGACGTGAAGAAAAAAAGTTCAATGGAGATAGCAAAG TCTCCATATCCTTTGAAAATTACCGAAAGGTGCATCCCTATGTGGATAGTGACAGCTCAGAAGATGAGGTTGACTGGCAAGATACCCGTCATGATCCTTATAGAGCAG ATAAACCCACTACTACTCCAAAAAAGGGCTTtataggaaaaggaaaagaaattacCACCAAACATGATGAGGTTGTATGTGGAAGAAAGAACACTGCTCGAATGGAAAAT TTTGGACCTGACTTCCAGGTTGGAGATGGAATTGGAATGGATTTAAAACTGTCCAATCAAGTCTTTAATGCCTTAAAGCAACATGCATACTCTGAGGAACGTCGAAGTGCCAGACTCCACGAGAAGAAAGAGCATTCTACTGCT GAGAAAGCAGTGGATCCTAAAACACGTTTACTTTTGTACAAGATGGTCAATGCTGGGATACTAGAGACCATCACTGGCTGCATTAGCACAGGAAAAGAATCTGTTGTTTTTCATGCTTATGGAGGAAA TACGAGTGATGAGGCTGATAAAGCTGTACCTCCAGAATGTGCCATAAAAGTTTTTAAAACTACCCTTAATGAATTCAAGAACCGTGACAAATACATCAAAGATGACTACAGATTTAAAGACCGCTTCAGTAAACTGAATCCACGAAAGATTATCCGTATGTGGGCAGAGAAAGAAATGCACAATCTGACAAG AATGCAGAAAGCAGGAATCTCTTGTCCACAAGTGGTTTTGCTTAAGAAGCATGTTTTAGTCATGTCTTTCATTGGCCAGGATCAAGTTCCAGCTCCTAAACTAAAGGAAGTAAAACTGAATAGTGAAGACATGAAGAAGGCCTACTATCAGATTCTTCAT ATGATGCAACAGTTATATAAAGAGTGCTGTCTTGTCCATGCTGACCTGAGTGAATACAACATGCTATGGCATGACGGAAAG ATCTGGTTAATTGATGTAAGTCAATCTGTGGAGCCAACCCATCCTCATGGACTTGAGTTTTTGTTCAGAGACTGCAGAAATGTTTCACAG ttcTTCCAGAAGGGAGGTGTATCAGAAGCACTTAATGAACGGGAGCTCTTCAATGAGGTCTCCGGTTTAAATATTACAGCTGACAATGAAGCTGATTTTCTAGCTGAG ATTGAAATGTTGGAGAAAATGAATGAAGATCACGTACAGAAGCATGGAAAGAAGGTGTCTCCATTTTCAAGTGATGGAGATCCTCCAATAATATACAATGAATAG
- the RIOK3 gene encoding serine/threonine-protein kinase RIO3 isoform X1 encodes MDPVGVAETSPGPAWQSKCPWGTPKTAIVSCSLADVMSEQLAKELQLEEEKVAFPEVVTVAEGPFITEENTDTSNDLVLAQMLQMEFDREYDAQLRREEKKFNGDSKVSISFENYRKVHPYVDSDSSEDEVDWQDTRHDPYRADKPTTTPKKGFIGKGKEITTKHDEVVCGRKNTARMENFGPDFQVGDGIGMDLKLSNQVFNALKQHAYSEERRSARLHEKKEHSTAEKAVDPKTRLLLYKMVNAGILETITGCISTGKESVVFHAYGGNTSDEADKAVPPECAIKVFKTTLNEFKNRDKYIKDDYRFKDRFSKLNPRKIIRMWAEKEMHNLTRMQKAGISCPQVVLLKKHVLVMSFIGQDQVPAPKLKEVKLNSEDMKKAYYQILHMMQQLYKECCLVHADLSEYNMLWHDGKIWLIDVSQSVEPTHPHGLEFLFRDCRNVSQFFQKGGVSEALNERELFNEVSGLNITADNEADFLAEIEMLEKMNEDHVQKHGKKVSPFSSDGDPPIIYNE; translated from the exons GAGTCGCCGAGACCAGCCCGGGCCCCGCCTGGCAGAGCAAG tgtCCATGGGGAACCCCTAAAACTGCAATAGTATCATGTTCTCTTGCTGATGTGATGAGTGAACAGTTGGCAAAAGAATTGCAACTGGAAGAAGAAAAAGTTGCTTTTCCTGAGGTGGTTAC TGTTGCTGAAGGGCCATTTATTACAGAAGAAAATACTGACACCTCAAATGACTTAGTGCTAGCCCAGATGCTACAAATGGAGTTTGACAGGGAGTATGATGCACAGCTTCGACGTGAAGAAAAAAAGTTCAATGGAGATAGCAAAG TCTCCATATCCTTTGAAAATTACCGAAAGGTGCATCCCTATGTGGATAGTGACAGCTCAGAAGATGAGGTTGACTGGCAAGATACCCGTCATGATCCTTATAGAGCAG ATAAACCCACTACTACTCCAAAAAAGGGCTTtataggaaaaggaaaagaaattacCACCAAACATGATGAGGTTGTATGTGGAAGAAAGAACACTGCTCGAATGGAAAAT TTTGGACCTGACTTCCAGGTTGGAGATGGAATTGGAATGGATTTAAAACTGTCCAATCAAGTCTTTAATGCCTTAAAGCAACATGCATACTCTGAGGAACGTCGAAGTGCCAGACTCCACGAGAAGAAAGAGCATTCTACTGCT GAGAAAGCAGTGGATCCTAAAACACGTTTACTTTTGTACAAGATGGTCAATGCTGGGATACTAGAGACCATCACTGGCTGCATTAGCACAGGAAAAGAATCTGTTGTTTTTCATGCTTATGGAGGAAA TACGAGTGATGAGGCTGATAAAGCTGTACCTCCAGAATGTGCCATAAAAGTTTTTAAAACTACCCTTAATGAATTCAAGAACCGTGACAAATACATCAAAGATGACTACAGATTTAAAGACCGCTTCAGTAAACTGAATCCACGAAAGATTATCCGTATGTGGGCAGAGAAAGAAATGCACAATCTGACAAG AATGCAGAAAGCAGGAATCTCTTGTCCACAAGTGGTTTTGCTTAAGAAGCATGTTTTAGTCATGTCTTTCATTGGCCAGGATCAAGTTCCAGCTCCTAAACTAAAGGAAGTAAAACTGAATAGTGAAGACATGAAGAAGGCCTACTATCAGATTCTTCAT ATGATGCAACAGTTATATAAAGAGTGCTGTCTTGTCCATGCTGACCTGAGTGAATACAACATGCTATGGCATGACGGAAAG ATCTGGTTAATTGATGTAAGTCAATCTGTGGAGCCAACCCATCCTCATGGACTTGAGTTTTTGTTCAGAGACTGCAGAAATGTTTCACAG ttcTTCCAGAAGGGAGGTGTATCAGAAGCACTTAATGAACGGGAGCTCTTCAATGAGGTCTCCGGTTTAAATATTACAGCTGACAATGAAGCTGATTTTCTAGCTGAG ATTGAAATGTTGGAGAAAATGAATGAAGATCACGTACAGAAGCATGGAAAGAAGGTGTCTCCATTTTCAAGTGATGGAGATCCTCCAATAATATACAATGAATAG